In Helianthus annuus cultivar XRQ/B chromosome 3, HanXRQr2.0-SUNRISE, whole genome shotgun sequence, a single window of DNA contains:
- the LOC110872286 gene encoding phospholipase A-2-activating protein, whose product MAMDIDFVEYRLRCQLRGHEDDVRGICVCENDGIATSSRDRTIRFWSLDKTNAAYTSSKILLGHTSFVGPLAWIPPNEQFPEGALISGGMDTLVLVWDLATGEKVQTLRGHKMQVTGVTLDGSDIVSSSMDCTLRRWKGEQQSEVWEAHKAPIQVVRSLHTGELITGSSDSTIKLWKGSTCTHTFSGHTDTVRGLAIMPDLGILSASHDASIRLWALTGEVLLEMVGHTAIVYSVDAHKSGFVVSGSEDGSAKIWKDGVCVQSIEHPGCVWDVKFLENGDIVTACSDGVARVWTVHPDKIAEASELEAYASLLSHYKGSRKRVGGLKLEELPGLEALQVPGTKDGQTIVVREGDNGVAYAWNMKEQKWDKIGEVVDGPDDGMKRTVLNGVQYDYVFDVDIGDGEPIRKLPYNRSDNVYDTADKWLLKENLPLSYRQQVVEFILQNSGQKDFMLDSSFRDPYTGSSAYVPGQPSKSAVSSKPTFKHIPKKGMLVFDAAQFDGILKKISEFNNTLRSDPDQQSLSISDTETTRLGAIAKILKDTSYYHSSKFSDEDIRLLLKLLKSWPVSMIFPVIDVLRMVILHPDGSTLVKRANDENDTFMELIKKVTSSPLPPNLLTSIRVVVNLFKNSGFHLWLQKHRVEIFDAFASCYSSSNKNVQVSYSTLVLNYAVLLIEKKDEEGQAHVLSAALEIAEGEALEVDAKYRALVAIGSLMLEGLVKKIALDFEVGSIAKLAKASKDSKVSEVAADIETLIKQT is encoded by the exons AATGAACAGTTTCCAGAAGGTGCCCTAATATCTGGTGGTATGGACACACTTGTATTGGTATGGGATCTTGCGACCGGAGAAAAAGTTCAGACGCTTAGAGGTCATAAAATGCAAGTCACAGGTGTCACTTTGGATGGATCAGACATCGTATCATCTTCTATGGATTG TACACTAAGACGATGGAAAGGAGAGCAGCAAAGTGAGGTTTGGGAAGCTCACAAGGCACCGATCCAAGTAGTAAGGAGTTTACATACTGGCGAACTCATTACAG GTTCAAGCGACAGCACAATAAAGCTTTGGAAGGGAAGCACATGCACACACACTTTTTCTGGTCATACAG ATACAGTGAGAGGTTTGGCTATAATGCCTGATTTGGGCATACTTTCTGCGTCACATGATGC TTCAATCAGGTTATGGGCGCTCACCGGTGAGGTTTTACTGGAGATGGTTGGTCACACAGCCATTGTCTATTCTGTTGATGCACACAAATCTGGGTTTGTTGTCAGTGGTAGTGAGGATGGATCAGCAAAGATATGGAAAG ATGGAGTTTGTGTCCAAAGCATAGAGCATCCTGGTTGTGTTTGGGATGTCAAATTCTTGGAAAATGGTGATATCGTAACTGCATGTTCCGATGGTGTGGCACGTGTTTGGACTGTACACCCGGATAAGATAGCCGAGGCTTCTGAACTTGAGGCATATGCCTCTCTACTTTCCCATTACAAGGGAAGCAG GAAGAGGGTTGGAGGCTTGAAATtggaggaattacctggtctagaGGCTTTGCAGGTTCCAG GAACCAAAGATGGGCAGACAATTGTTGTACGAGAAGGTGACAATGGTGTTGCATATGCATGGAATATGAAGGAACAAAAGTGGGATAAG ATCGGGGAAGTAGTTGATGGGCCTGATGATGGCATGAAGCGCACTGTTCTTAATGGAGTACAATATGATTACG TGTTCGATGTCGATATTGGAGATGGTGAACCTATTCGAAAATTGCCATACAACAGATCAG ATAATGTTTATGACACAGCTGATAAGTGGCTTCTCAAGGAAAATTTGCCACTTTCATACCGTCAACAAGTTGTAGAATTTATATTACAAAATTCAGGACAAAAAGACTTCATGCTTGATTCATCATTCCGTGATCCTTACACTGGAT CCAGTGCTTATGTACCTGGGCAGCCTTCAAAGTCTG CTGTATCAAGCAAACCGACATTCAAACATATACCCAAG aaaggAATGCTTGTTTTTGATGCTGCTCAGTTTGATGGGATTCTTAAAAAGATTTCAGAGTTCAATAACACTTTGCGGTCTGACCCA gACCAGCAGAGCTTGTCGATCAGTGATACCGAGACAACAAGATTGGGTGCCATAGCCAAGATATTGAAGGACACATCCTATTATCATAGTAGTAAATTCTCAGACGAGGACATCCGTTTATTGTTAAAATTGCTAAAATCATGGCCCGTTTCAATGATATTTCCAG TTATTGACGTGCTAAGGATGGTCATTCTGCATCCGGATGGGTCAACTCTTGTCAAGCGTGCTAATGATGAAAATG atACATTCATGGAGTTGATTAAAAAGGTTACAAGCAGTCCTCTTCCCCCGAATCTTCTAACCAGTATCCGGGTGGTGGTAAATCTTTTTAAAAATTCAGGATTTCATCTTTGGTTGCAAAAGCATCGTGTTGAG ATTTTCGATGCATTTGCAAGTTGTTACTCATCTTCGAATAAGAATGTCCAAGTATCTTACTCTACATTGGTGCTCAA TTATGCTGTGTTGTTGATTGAAAAGAAGGATGAAGAAGGTCAAGCTCATGTTCTTTCAGCAGCTCTGGAG ATCGCTGAAGGAGAAGCTTTAGAAGTTGATGCGAAATACCGCGCCTTAGTTGCTATTGGATCACTG ATGCTGGAGGGTCTCGTAAAGAAGATAGCACTGGACTTTGAAGTTGGCAGTATCGCCAAATTAGCAAAAGCATCAAAGGATTCTAAAGTATCTGAAGTAGCAGCTGATATTGAAACTTTAATCAAGCAAACCTGA
- the LOC110872285 gene encoding E3 ubiquitin ligase rnf-5 produces the protein MDTNNEFQESVSHSCSENINIKYNIAFFECNICFHLAQDPVVTLCGHLFCWPCLYKWLQFHSYSHECPVCKALVDDDNLVPIYGRGTSGSDLRDGIPSRPASQRPQTAPAPVLTYFRQDGSGAPGGFVPMAAARLGDLTRTSLFGAISSLLNFRVVDFGDMSGYGETSGGHYMLSSYAHGGYAQGFHQYSILVEGTKLVFLTICFLFFGLLVVLMVISSSVISS, from the coding sequence ATGGATACAAATAATGAGTTTCAAGAATCAGTGAGCCACTCATGTTCAGAGAATATCAACATCAAGTATAACATAGCATTTTTCGAATGCAATATTTGCTTCCATTTAGCTCAAGATCCTGTTGTGACACTTTGCGGCCACCTCTTTTGCTGGCCATGCTTATACAAATGGCTGCAGTTCCATTCATACTCACATGAATGCCCTGTGTGCAAAGCCCTTGTAGACGACGATAACTTGGTGCCTATTTATGGAAGGGGAACATCAGGGTCGGACCTTAGGGATGGCATTCCTAGCCGCCCGGCTAGCCAGCGGCCCCAAACGGCTCCAGCACCAGTGTTAACATATTTCCGCCAAGATGGGTCTGGTGCGCCAGGGGGGTTCGTGCCAATGGCTGCTGCAAGGCTGGGGGACTTAACTAGGACTAGTCTTTTTGGTGCCATTTCATCTCTTTTGAATTTTCGCGTTGTTGATTTTGGTGACATGAGTGGTTATGGAGAAACTAGTGGAGGTCATTATATGTTATCATCTTATGCTCATGGAGGTTATGCTCAAGGTTTTCATCAATACTCGATTCTTGTAGAAGGAACTAAATTGGTCTTCTTGACGATATGTTTCTTGTTCTTCGGTCTTCTTGTTGTACTTATGGTTATTTCGTCTTCGGTGATTTCGTCTTGA